From the genome of Triticum aestivum cultivar Chinese Spring chromosome 3B, IWGSC CS RefSeq v2.1, whole genome shotgun sequence, one region includes:
- the LOC123069287 gene encoding uncharacterized protein — MAEEPRVICSDKKVAILCLHWISSKFGRCKVLRDYFVYTARSLNKAPSLMRLPNPSPRVFNPREMGLLPTVDGEGFVIAVVRPQLIIPGRYDLHLFISKNWRWSTKSAQLDPQLVARSNIDKHKTDKVIPLMEEGSLGWVDLCRGILLCNVLDDNPNPVLRFIPLPKEAAINRDIKNCPWLYRDVTYINGLIKFVAMKTWESSTLTSKRTCGSSDDITDMQFDSDLELDDDNMYVMDDTFSWNAVAWVRKTSQEAWTCNCDVSVDDIAIDNIRHLPPLNKLRISAPTLSIHGDDAVIYLTSKLNIDDDNAWVLTVNMTRKTLEDVVMFSAKRFFLFNITYRPCSLSKHLDMTADNCEAGIQIKGDDSEYDAEDRTILVDRLDPCITEDQLKCIFTQSGELGHVQMLVHQQRALIKFIHRCSAENAICEYNGFLIGRNHIRISWKCDTSDGLQGDVQSYHVHPQFSGVYSCNPTLEGTYLYQKSNRSKGYGYHLQQLKLLPLPYRSINGAIQS, encoded by the exons ATGGCGGAGGAGCCCCGTGTTATCTGTTCCGATAAGAAGGTCGCCATCCTATGCCTCCACTGGATCTCTTCTAAATTCGGCAGGTGCAAAGTTCTCCGTGACTACTTCGTCTACACAGCCAGATCGCTGAACAAGGCCCCCTCGCTCATGCGGCTCCCGAACCCATCCCCGCGTGTGTTCAATCCACGGGAGATGGGTCTCTTGCCCACAGTCGACGGGGAAGGTTTCGTTATCGCTGTTGTTCGTCCGCAGTTGATAATTCCAGGCCGATATGATCTCCACCTCTTCATCTCCAAGAACTGGAGATGGAGCACAAAGTCTGCACAATTGGACCCACAATTGGTGGCTAGGTCAAATATCGACAAGCACAAAACGGACAAGGTTATCCCACTTATGGAAGAAGGCTCACTGGGCTGGGTTGATCTCTGTCGTGGTATTCTGCTCTGCAATGTCCTCGATGACAATCCCAACCCTGTGTTGCGTTTCATTCCATTACCTAAGGAAGCGGCCATTAACAGGGATATCAAAAATTGTCCTTGGTTATACCGGGATGTCACCTACATCAATGGTCTTATCAAATTTGTTGCTATGAAAACATGGGAAAGCAGCACGCTTACAAGTAAAAGGACGTGTGGCTCCTCTGATGATATCACAGATATGCAATTCGATTCAGACTTGGAGTTGGACGACGACAACATGTATGTCATGGATGACACCTTTAGCTGGAATGCTGTTGCATGGGTCAGGAAGACTTCCCAGGAGGCTTGGACCTGTAACTGTGACGTCAGTGTTGATGACATTGCCATTGACAACATAAGGCATTTGCCTCCACTGAATAAACTCAGAATATCTGCCCCTACCCTGAGTATTCATGGTGATGATGCTGTTATTTATCTCACGTCTAAGTTGAACATCGACGATGATAATGCCTGGGTCCTTACAGTCAACATGACAAGGAAGACTTTGGAAGATGTTGTAATGTTTTCTGCCAAAAGATTCTTCTTGTTCAATATCACGTACCGTCCCTGTTCATTGTCCAAACATCTGGACATGACTGCAGATAATTGTGAAG CTGGTATCCAGATCAAAGGAGATGATTCTGAATATGATGCAGAGGACAGAACA ATCCTTGTAGATCGGCTAGATCCCTGTATTACCGAGGACCAGCTGAAGTGCATCTTTACTCAATCTGGAGAACTTGGTCATGTGCAGATGCTTGTACACCAGCAACGTGCATTAATCAAATTCATTCACAG GTGTTCCGCTGAGAATGCCATATGTGAATACAATGGATTTTTGATTGGTAGGAATCACATTCGCATTTCTTGGAAATGTGACACTTCAGATGGATTG CAAGGGGATGTGCAGAGCTACCACGTGCATCCACAGTTTTCTGGTGTTTACAGTTGCAATCCTACATTAGAAGGCACTTACCTGTACCAAAAGAGCAACAGATCAAAAGGCTATGGCTACCACCTGCAACAGCTGAAGCTGCTGCCACTGCCATATCGCAGCATTAATGGTGCTATTCAG TCATGA